Part of the Zingiber officinale cultivar Zhangliang chromosome 8A, Zo_v1.1, whole genome shotgun sequence genome, ATACGATATAACATGCTTTCTTGGACCATGTGCTAGCCATTGAATCCGATCTGAAGAGTTATCAAGAACATGTTTTGATAACCATTGAGCAAATGTTTCCATATGTCGTTTTTGTAACAGTGTTTCATTACTTGAGAAACGACGATCTGTttgtttaagctcctcaatgtgcATCCTATTTAAAATCATTGAAAAGTGATTGTTAAAATATATGAATCATGCAATACACCAAGAATATTAGGGTTGCAATTTAATACTCACTGTATGTAAGGATCAATTTCTACAGTATTGAACAACACATATCGATGTGCTGCTTGTAACAAATGTTcttctaaaaaaatttcttttccttgAGAAATGGGGCGACCTTCCACTACTCCATTTTCCAAATCGTCATTCCGATTAGATCGGAGACCAATACAAGCAGCTTTTTTTATATAAGCACTACAAAATCGTATTCGTTCTTCTGCAAGGTAACACTCAGTTATGCAACCCTCTGGCCTTGCTCGGTTCTTCACATAGCCTTTAAGCattttcataaatctaaataattaaaaatcacatgaaatAAATGTTGATAGAAAAATCTAAATTGTTGTATGATATTATTAAAGTAGTAAAAAGATAGATTATTAtttattacctttcaaatggatacatccagcgGAATTGAACTGGCCCACACAGGCGAGCCTCTCTTGCTAAATGAATTGTCAAATGAACAGAGATGGTAAAGAAAGCTGGTGGAAAGTACCTCTCCAACATGCATAAAGTTTCAGCAATATTCTCTTCGAGTTGTTCTAGACGGTTCCTATCTAACACTCTTTGACATAACTCATTGTAAAATGCACAAAGCAAAAATATAGCATTACGTGGACCTTTTGGTAAAAGACTTCTCAATGCTACTGAAAGTAATTGTTGCATAAGAACATGACAATCATGAGATTTCAACCCAATAAGCTTTCGTTCTTCTAAAGAAACACAGTTACCAATATTTGAGCTATAACCATCAGgtaactttattttcttcaaccTAGAACAAAATATGTCCATTTCTTTTTTAGACAATGTGTAAGGTGCAGCCGGCAAGTGATACatgttttctcctttttcttgaggATGTAATTCTTTTCTAATATTTAAGTGCCTCAAATCTTTGCGAGCGTTAACAccatcttttgatttttttttctttaagtttAACATTGTACCTATGATATTCTCGCAAACATTCTTTTCAACATGCATAACATCTAAGTTATGACGTAGCAGGAGCCCCTACAAGTTTAACCATCAACACATTTCATATATTAGTTCAAGATTCAAAATAAATTgtgcataaaatataaaaaatttataaaatacaaTTAATAGAGTACAAAATAACTTACACTCCAGTATGgcaaattgaaaaatattgactTCTTCCACATTTGAACTGGTTTTTGAACTTTTTTTGAACCATCACGctccttcctctttttctttgtatTATTAATATCTTTAcccattttctttttaccccagtcATTTTCAATGTCTTTCAATACATTAAGAATTTCTAATCCATTCAGAGGCCTAGGTTTTCCTTTTGTCTCTTTATTCCCATcaaaccacttcttcttctaacGGAATGGATGATTAGGAGCAAGAAATCTCCTATGCTCTAAATATGCAAACTTTCTACTATACTTAAGCCACATAGAAGATATGCCTTCACCACATATTGGGCAACCAAATTTCCCTTTTGTGGCACATCCAGCTAAGTTTCCATAAgctggaaaatcattgattgtccacatCAAAATAGCCTTCATATTGAACACTGACTTGCTAAAAGCATCATACGTCTCCACACCAATGTACCATAACTCCTTCAAATCCTCCACTAGGGGTTCCAAGTATACATCTATATCATTTCCTGGTTGCTTCGGGCCTGGAATCAATAATGTCAACATAAGATTTACCAACGGAGGAAGGTTGTAATTTACCaaaataactggccaacaactatatctagAACTAAGATCACCAAAAGGGTTGAATCCATCTGTTGCAAGACCAAGCCGGAGATTTCTAGGATCTGATGCAAAAGCTGACCACTTATGATTTATCGTATCCCAAGCTATTAAATCAACTGGATGACGCATCATATGATCATGACTTTTATGGTTGGAATGCCAAATCAAGTCTTCGGCCTTTTGTTCTGATTTAAACATCCTTTTCAATCTTGGTATCACAGGAAAATACCGTAGCACCTTTTCAGGAACTCCTTTACAAACTTTGGTGGTGACTTTGTCTACCTTCCATCTTGAAGAACCACACTTTGGACATGAGTCCAAATCTTTAAGCTCCTTTCTAAATAGACAATATCATTTGGGCATGCATGAATCTTCTCATATCCTAAATCAAATGGTTTTAACAACTTTCTCATTGAGTAAACATCCTTTGGAAGTGTGTTTTTTTCTGGAAGCATGTCACCTAAGATCTTAAGGAGCTCATTGAAACTATTGTCAGTGTGACCATTTGTAGACTTATAATTGTATAATGTAACGATTGCTGACAACTTCGTGTAAGTTGTACAactagggaaaagaggagtttctGCATCTACTAATAAATCAGCAAATTCATAATCTCTTGCCTCAGACATAGTGTGGCCAACCCTTTCATCAGAGGCAAAGACATCTTTATATAAGTTATATGCCTCTCTCGTTTCATCCTCCTCTTCCTGAATTCCTCTTGAACTACTTTGACATTGAAAATTTGGAGTATAAGTTTCACCATGGAAGACCCAAATTGTGTAAGAAGGATTGAACCCGTTAATAATTAAGTGATCGtacacttggtcaaatttcatatacttCTTATTTTTTGCAATGTTTGCAAGGACATAAGATTACTTCACGTGTTTTGGCATAGTTCCTAGATTGTGTAAGAAATTTTTGAACCCCTTCTTCATACTCGGGTACAAGCCTTGAAGGAAGATGGATCCATTCCTTATCCATTATGAAAACAATGGTCCTTGATACTAATAAAAtaatctgaaaaaaaaataaataaaagaaaattatcctatttttataaataattttagtgTTACAATATTTAATCCATCAAATTTTAGGAAAAGATGGACTTATAAAAAACAATGATATACAATAGAACAAAAAAATTATATCTGAGTATTATCAACTTACATATTTTGCTGAActcaaaaacataaataaaagtaTCAGCAACCTAGTAAATTGTATTGATGTCTTCGTTCTACATGTATGAAGTAAGGCGAACTAGAATTGACAATTCATGTTTAATAATCACAACCAAGCCTTATGAATATTAACTACTAGGCAATACAAATAAAACCAACTACAATGAcgaaaaaaatataaatgcataccAAATTTTGCCTCTGCTGATGAAGATAAGAAAACTATAGGTTCTGGTCCTTGGGATTTCAAACTAACAACGTCATATTATTTTCCTGACACAATAAATTCATAGGTAAAGGGTAAAGTAATTAATAGACAAATCCAAGAGAATTAACACCACCGAGCACAATAGAGTTGATCCGGTATTGAAATTTCTTGGGGATGAATAAACACATAAAATATGAGGGTATTACAATATCAATTCACAAGTAGTAAGTAATATGCAACAAGTAGTATTTTTTTGTTGAATTATAGGCAGTCAGTAAATAGAAGTGAGGTAAAAAATTATAGTTTCCATGACTCCCTAGCACAAACCATCAAATAACCAGAACTAAAACATCTCTAGAAGCAAAGAAACCTCAAACGCAAAGTTTCCAGAGGCGTATTGAAATTTAGTACCAACTCAAAAAGAAATTAATTTCCTAAGATAGCTTGAAAATATTACATGCTTATCTAAAGAAAAAAATCAC contains:
- the LOC122010534 gene encoding uncharacterized protein LOC122010534, whose translation is MRHPVDLIAWDTINHKWSAFASDPRNLRLGLATDGFNPFGDLSSRYSCWPVILVNYNLPPLVNLMLTLLIPGPKQPGNDIDVYLEPLVEDLKELWYIGVETYDAFSKSVFNMKAILMWTINDFPAYGNLAGCATKGKFGCPICGEGISSMWLKYSRKFAYLEHRRFLAPNHPFHIENDWGKKKMGKDINNTKKKRKERDGSKKVQKPVQMWKKSIFFNLPYWSGLLLRHNLDVMHVEKNVCENIIGTMLNLKKKKSKDGVNARKDLRLKKIKLPDGYSSNIGNCVSLEERKLIGLKSHDCHVLMQQLLSVALRSLLPKGPRNAIFLLCAFYNELCQRVLDRNRLEQLEENIAETLCMLERYFPPAFFTISVHLTIHLAREARLCGPVQFRWMYPFERFMKMLKGYVKNRARPEGCITECYLAEERIRFCSAYIKKAACIGLRSNRNDDLENGVVEGRPISQGKEIFLEEHLLQAAHRYVLFNTVEIDPYIQMHIEELKQTDRRFSSNETLLQKRHMETFAQWLSKHVLDNSSDRIQWLAHGPRKHVISYTGYIINGHRFHTIDVGRSTQHSGVSVEADTIWQSSSTNSHTIGRLSYYGVIRDIVLLDYYFFKVPVFRCDWANPGTGIKMDDGFTLVNLHQGLRTFENDPFILASQAKQVFYSRENDESNWYVLLKAPPRGIHNMDLLEEDAYTSSKPLDVSRLEINITEKEPYSRNECEGIDVIDIP